taagttcacaaatattaAGAGCTTGTTTGGTACAATttttaaaaacagttttcaaaattaattttccactgttttaaaaacctGGCTTTACTGGGgtaatacccaaattaattggagtatgcctaatgagacaaaagctaGGTCATTTTAGAATAAAAGAAGCCACCCCTTAATCTTATATTTTCTGaatgactaatatacccttatttaattaacactaaaagttctgattaggttaattcaTTGAATTTAGgttaaaacttatgaatttaagttatgaaattttgtttttgattgaactcatgtgggaagatttttgatgaaaaaaattgttttgaaaaaAGTTTTTGCAACTGAAATGAAAgcatactacccaaacacttccccaaaggggattgcaaagctgatatatgaaatcatactcaaaattatagaagaaatcaacactttcagttctgaaaccaTCAAAAGTCGGaaaggtcgacgaatgaagaagatgccgactgTACTTTGGTCGACAAGGtcgtcaaaagaagaagatgccgACTATGCTTCATCCGGCAAGGTCGtcgaatgaagaagatgccgaattattttattttatttttgacaaacaGGAGACTATTGTAAATGCTTCACTAGTCGGTAtcttattgatttcttaccttgcCTGCTAAGGTTGACAAAAAAATACCTTGCCAACTATAGGATTTTTGCAATACatagaaaggtgttacaaatgcatgattagtcggcaaggtactAAATTCATAACCTGCCGgctaaactatagtcggcaaggtataaggatgaataccttgccgaccctgtaaatgctaatttcagTGATGAAAAATCGGCATGATATTCAATCTAGGAAGCTGCCGACtagtattagtcggcaaggtcgacaaaaattaccctgccgacttttagcaaaaatgttgaaTTCATAAGGGATTTAAGATTGGGAATGATTTTGTACCAAATCTCAAACCGCGTATGAATTTGTACCCggtttgagattgggtacaaaatcatacccaatctcaaatcccgtagccacatttttttttttttttttggttttgttttgaatTGGATTTTTGacttttttcttttagttttgttttgattttcgatTTCATCACAGATGAACCACATCCGGTGAATTGGTTTTGAAAAGTTtcagtcggcatggttttttagtATGGGCAACTtggtcttttaacaccttttagacaccccttagcacactagtttggataggaataaaatgcgtataccccaatctcgccaggtttAAAACATTCCAttgtttccttgttttcattttctaaaaattgtttggcaggataaaaactgtttttgaaaaccaaggaaaatcaactaaatcaAATCAAATGTAAAGACTCGTCTATGAGATAGTGATACtggccatgactcacttgcaatCATTCTCCCGATTTCTTACTTTtttctgaaaagaagaagaagaaacaagaaaaaaaaaacacagaaaacaataatttattgtttgcatttttttgttttcaaaaacagaaaataaatagaaaatattttctgaaaatgtccctacCAAACGAGTTTTTTCACCTGTTTTTGAAAACTGTACCAAATAGGCTCTAAATGATCCAAAGTTACAATGAAAACAACTCTGGGGTACTGGGCTCCAACCACAAACTGGGATAAATATATTTAAAGATGGAATTTACACTTGTAAAATGAGATAAATATCTGAGATAAATATCTGATGTACGTAATTTACACTTGTAAAATGGGATAAATATCTAATGTATGTAATTTACACTTCAAATTGGAAGGAATAACTGGTTCTAAATACTTCCTGTATAGTATACCCATTAGCTGTATGAGACATGAAGAACGGCGTCAACATTTAGTAAATTCTCTCAGCTGTGGAGACAGGGCGAAGAAAAACAACAATGACAGTGATGTTATCTTTGCTTCCACGCTCGGCAGCTTCTGTTGCCAATCTCTTCGAGCACATTCCTGGTTCTTTAACTGTGTCTCTTATGATGGATATGACATCCTCGCTGCTAACTACATCCCACAGTCCATCACTGGCCATCACCTGACACAAAACAACCACGAATTTTAGATAGAATCAAATGGTTTTCTAGTGTGCATCTAATATATCCTTATCCGTGACTCTCAGAAGAAATGGTAGAGCCCCTGATAGTGGTGGAGTCCTCTACCTGGGTTCAAACCTGCTTACACTTGGTTTGTGCCATTTATCCACCAACATATATTACTAAGTTTATGTGCCCTGATTGTTCACACTTTACGAGAATTTTCTTACTTTCTGAAAGTTAACAGCTAGTAAAAACTAAGACGAGATATCCTAAACAAAACTTTTGCATTTAGCAATTTAAAATTGTGACCGGGCTTTAGACATCTCCAAGGTAATTTTACTTATTCCTTACCAATAGTTTTCTTGATGAAGAACCAACAGTCTATAAATCTGTAACCTTTTTAAGTATCCTTACCAGGTACTCGTCCTCAGAGGTCAAAGTAGTTTCTCTAATTTCAGGCTCCGCTGTCACTGCAGGTTTCAGGTCATCATCACCTATCGACCGTgtaacctgatcaaagaagcaaatCAAGAAATTCAGGTAGTTTCCAGTAGTAGGATTGGAAGTTTTCAAGCAACATAAGTAGGaaaagtgagttaaactcatggAAGGCAAGCCGCAAGCACCAACGGAGGAGCCATGAGGAAGCATAAATTTATTTATTCATCGCAGCATCGCCAACTACTAGGTCCCTTCCAAACTGAACATTTTGTATAAATCTAACCTCCCACACTTAAGTGGAGATGTCCTGGAAAGAGAATCCTACTTAGGCTTTTGATGCAAGATTTCTAGAGCTACCAGCATAAAACTATTACGAGGATAATGATTACTACGGTAAGAAATGGGTGTACAGAGAAGCATAACATAATTggtttattttcttctttgtacTGATAAGCACCTGGAGAGCAGCTGTACCGACCCTCCAATTGTCCACTTGCCATTTGACCTGTCCACCTGCTCTTATGACTCGTTCCCTCTCCTCAATACAGCTTGCAGTATGATCCTGTTTGGAAGTACAGGGATACGTCAGTACAGTGACATCCTGTTTTAACGTAAAAATACCAGGATTTGCAACCAAATgcttaattaaaaaattagatTCTTCTATTATTGTTTAATGTGAACTAGCTTGTATACCAACTGATTTATAAGAACCAAAGTGTTAATATAGTTTATAGGCGTATCTACATGTCCAAACTTACCTTAGTGAGAGGGAAGGCAGTGCCAGCACGACATAAAATTGTCCTGCAATCACCAGCATTAGCAACAAAAAGCTTGTTCTCAACTATTAATGCAGCATTTGCACAACACCCAGGATGCCAATTTTTCTTTGTAGTTCCTTTAACATTGCGCTGGACTATTAACTCATCCCTGAATGCAATATCTGTCTTCATGAATGCTTCTGTCAGTGCATCTGAAGGACTGCACCAACAAACAAAGTTAACCAAGGAATGCGAGGACTGGAGAGTACAAAAAAGATAAGCGTGAACAAACCTCAGTGTAGAACCTAATGTTTGCAAGAACCTTGGTAATGCTCGAACAGAGAACTCAGCAGCTGCTGCTCCTGTATGCATGAAacgttaaaatatatttcatCATCACATTTTTTATTATCAACAATACAGTCTCTGTCAAACACTACTCATAAAAGACGACGATATCAGGCCCAAACTAACTCTCCAATAGTAGGTTTGGCAAAGCCAACTCAGAGATAATTTCCTATCATGTACCCAAAGTCAATTGCGGTGGTTGGGTCACCGGTAAAGGCTAAGGGTGAGGGTCGTTGGTAATTGACAGCATGAAGTTGGTTTAGCTGGTAATGGGAATTTAAGTAGTTCCTTTCTGTACCTCGGTGACCATCAAAGATCCCAAACAGATGAACATCCTTCTGCCTGCACATGCTTGGCATCAAAAAATGCGTGTCCTCCATGCTTTCCCTTCTGCCACAAGTGGCAAAGGATCCAGAAGATAATGTCGGGTTGTATGGAGCAGCACCATTTGATGAATCATGCCAGATCCTCGGATTTGAATCAGTTGCAGAGGAAGCATCTTTGGACAACTGCTCTCCTTGAACATACCAATTTACAGCTTCTTGGTAACTTTGAAGGTTACTGATGAcatctgaagaaagatcagtcaGTAACCCAGATGGTTCTTGGAGGACCTTTCCCTCTTGTCCTTCACATACATGTTTCATGATTGGATCCAATTCGGCAATAATATCATCAAAAGAAGGCCTATTAAGAGGATCTGCATCCCAACACCTCTGGATTAGTTTGGCTAAACTGTCTGGTGCACCTGATTCAGAACCAGCGAGAACTGGTCGTAGTCCTTGAGACACTACAGCTGCTGTTAGTTGCTGTTCGCTATAGTTCATTTCCAGTACAGTATGTGCCTGCAGGGATTATTTTTCCAATACAATAATTACTATTAAACTGAAAGATAAAGGACCTTGCCCCAAGATGTAAAGCAAGCTTGAGCGCAAAGCTTGAACTGGTTAATATTTTTAAACACAAAATGATAGGTGGAAATTTCAAACTTCCATGACCCAAAGAAGTACAATAATCTAGACAGTGTACCTGGGCTTCTGCACGAAGATCGGTGTAAGGAACGACGCCAGTAAAGAGCTCACTGAAATAGAAAATGTGCAGTCAGATTTTTCTATGGTAAGACTCGGGTACAGTAGCATGTAAGCATTTAATAATGTGTATCATTCTGTGTACCATATAGGACTATTATAATGTGCTACTGAAAGTGCAGGTTAGATATATTTCTGGGTTACTGCCCAGGCGTGATATATCAAATGGTTTAAAAATCTTATCATTTACAAAGATCACAGGAAAATCATAATCATGATTCGAAATAATGACATTATGGTTATGCtgatagattttttttattcatatttCATTATGCCCTCTAATGTATAAATGGAATCTATTAGAAGACAGTAAAACAAAAGGCTCTTTAGAAGGATATCATTATTAAGTTGTGATCGAACGAACACTTTCACTACTACAAGCGCATAAACAGGATATATCATCTAGTAAATGCAAGAATACAACTGTGGAAGAAATGAAGAATTTCAGTACATATACCCTCAGCTCAGATATCCAGTCAGAATCAAGTTGAGTTGTCGAACCATATTTTCAAGCCTTGAAAAGACCAAGGAATAAGGATTTTGAATCTGAGGCAAACTTGACAAATACATCCAGAAATTCTTTATGAATGTATAACTGGTTAAACGTTAATAGTGTAAGCTGGTTAATCGTAATActatctcttgacaggctaaactAACGATGTGTACAAGCAACTGTAAATTCAGTACATCCCAATCTATCCATGCTCCCAATACAACAATGTAAGGCTCAAATGCTTACTTGATGGTTATTCCGAAACTATACACATCTGATTTTTCACTTTGTATGTCCTTCCTTAATATTTCAGGTGCCATATAAATCAGCGTCCCAACCATATTCTTTTTGTGAAAACCACCTGTTGGTTTGCCGGATGATCTCCAATTTTCAACAGAAACATGTTTAAGATCTTTCTTATATACTGCCAACCCAAAATCTGACAGGTGTGGACAAAGATTCCTGTCAAGCTGCGAGAAACTCGCCTTATATAAATACCACACACAAATTACTGAATCTGCAATAAAAATATTAAGCAATATTAACAATAATATTATTAGTTTCTGAAGTACTTACAAGAACATTTGCTGGTTTCACGTCCCTATGCACAATCCCGAGGTTATGGAGATATTGCAGAGATTTTGCTGGAAAGGGTAAGCGTAAAACACATTTTTTAGGAACTACCAAACGAAAAATTCAAATAATGAAGGAAGGAGTAAATTCAAAACTCCAGAAACAAAGACAAGCACAAGtatcaagaaagaaaaaaagttagaCAAGAGAAGAAGTGTCACCATTCTCCAGAAACAAAGACTAGGATAGACTATGATACATTCCCTCGATTTCTTCAAAGATGAATATGCttattctctttctcttccattGCGAACTAGAGTAAGGCATGAATTCAAAGGTGGAAAACTTATAAGACTCGTCACTTGCCACCATATTAACAATTGGTATAGGCCTCTCAATATATCATGCTTTCAATTTTAGAGCTATATGTCAAATATCAACTTGTAATGCTTCTGTTAAGTCCAGATATGATAAACCACCCCCCGCACTCCAGAATTTTTCCAGTCCAAGATGAATTATAAGGTAGCTATCATGCAGTGTAACTCAGATTTTTGACGGCATGATTACTGTGTTGCGACTGACAAGAAAGCTGCGCGTTTTGGGTGGTATCCTACTTGTGTTTGTTCACCCACTCATATCTTGGTAATTGTTGATGAACTCTAAACTCTGCATTGGTAACATCGCTACTGTGTAGGTCCAAATTTGCAGCCACAACGCAGATTAGGTTTTGGGTAGCCTAAAATGATAAGGTTTTAGCTACACTAGTTATAATTGAACTACTCAGAGAATTAACAAAATATTACAGACATCTGTAACCATAAGGATGATTATGCCTGAAAATTGTTAGTTGCAAAGCAATGCCCTCACCAAAACTTTAGCATTCTTGTCAACAAAAATCACCCCCAACTTAAGATTCAATAATACTATTATTAGTTTATTACTCAATCCAAACAACAGAGTACTAGaaattgaagataaaaaaaaaaaactttatagaACTAAATAAATAAGGAGATGCATTTACCAAGCTTAAGACTAATATGAAGCATCTCTTTGAGACTTGGAATCCATTCTTGAACATGTAATTTCCCAGAAAGATCACCAGATTCATAGAATTGGAAAAAGAACATATAATTGGGTGGTTTCGCATGTGCAGCTATTAATGTTGCTATCCCCAAATCATCCAATTTGCTttcaccaaaaacaacaaaaacaaattcAATAAATTTTCAATCAAAGATAAATGTGAAATGAAGAAGTGTGTGTATAAATATATACTGACCATAATAGTTGTAGTTCTTTGTGGAATCTATCAAGATCATCAGAAGTAGCCAAAATAGGTTTTTTAACAGCAACTTTTTTCCCATTAAGAATTGCTTCATAAACAACACTTTCAGAACCTTTAGCTATTGGAGATAGAAGAGTGTATGTTGATGGTAAAAGATGTAATGGTATTGTTTTACTCTTACAACATCCTCTTACACATGTGTTTGGTTCCACTATCTCCATcaccatctctctctctctctgttctTTCTTCTCTGGGTTCTcacttctccatcttcttcttctctctgtttGATTAATTGAGATTGAGAATCAATTTGGGAATACTAAGGACAATGTTAATATGTAAAGTAGGACTACAACAATATCTTGAATTATATAATCTAATGGTTACTATTCAAGTATCTACTTCTATAGGAAATCGTCACTGTTCAACTTCAAACATTGCTGCAGTTTGATCTTCTGTACTGTATATACTAAAAGCAAAAAGACGCTAAATGGACAGAGAAATATATCTGTCTCATTTTTGTAAGGTTCCCCATTGGATCCCGTTACGTACCACC
This portion of the Papaver somniferum cultivar HN1 chromosome 11, ASM357369v1, whole genome shotgun sequence genome encodes:
- the LOC113322382 gene encoding protein kinase and PP2C-like domain-containing protein isoform X1, yielding MVMEIVEPNTCVRGCCKSKTIPLHLLPSTYTLLSPIAKGSESVVYEAILNGKKVAVKKPILATSDDLDRFHKELQLLCKLDDLGIATLIAAHAKPPNYMFFFQFYESGDLSGKLHVQEWIPSLKEMLHISLKLAKSLQYLHNLGIVHRDVKPANVLASFSQLDRNLCPHLSDFGLAVYKKDLKHVSVENWRSSGKPTGGFHKKNMVGTLIYMAPEILRKDIQSEKSDVYSFGITINELFTGVVPYTDLRAEAQAHTVLEMNYSEQQLTAAVVSQGLRPVLAGSESGAPDSLAKLIQRCWDADPLNRPSFDDIIAELDPIMKHVCEGQEGKVLQEPSGLLTDLSSDVISNLQSYQEAVNWYVQGEQLSKDASSATDSNPRIWHDSSNGAAPYNPTLSSGSFATCGRRESMEDTHFLMPSMCRQKDVHLFGIFDGHRGAAAAEFSVRALPRFLQTLGSTLSPSDALTEAFMKTDIAFRDELIVQRNVKGTTKKNWHPGCCANAALIVENKLFVANAGDCRTILCRAGTAFPLTKDHTASCIEERERVIRAGGQVKWQVDNWRVGTAALQVTRSIGDDDLKPAVTAEPEIRETTLTSEDEYLVMASDGLWDVVSSEDVISIIRDTVKEPGMCSKRLATEAAERGSKDNITVIVVFLRPVSTAERIY
- the LOC113322382 gene encoding protein kinase and PP2C-like domain-containing protein isoform X2, with translation MVMEIVEPNTCVRGCCKSKTIPLHLLPSTYTLLSPIAKGSESVVYEAILNGKKVAVKKPILATSDDLDRFHKELQLLCKLDDLGIATLIAAHAKPPNYMFFFQFYESGDLSGKLHVQEWIPSLKEMLHISLKLAKSLQYLHNLGIVHRDVKPANVLLDRNLCPHLSDFGLAVYKKDLKHVSVENWRSSGKPTGGFHKKNMVGTLIYMAPEILRKDIQSEKSDVYSFGITINELFTGVVPYTDLRAEAQAHTVLEMNYSEQQLTAAVVSQGLRPVLAGSESGAPDSLAKLIQRCWDADPLNRPSFDDIIAELDPIMKHVCEGQEGKVLQEPSGLLTDLSSDVISNLQSYQEAVNWYVQGEQLSKDASSATDSNPRIWHDSSNGAAPYNPTLSSGSFATCGRRESMEDTHFLMPSMCRQKDVHLFGIFDGHRGAAAAEFSVRALPRFLQTLGSTLSPSDALTEAFMKTDIAFRDELIVQRNVKGTTKKNWHPGCCANAALIVENKLFVANAGDCRTILCRAGTAFPLTKDHTASCIEERERVIRAGGQVKWQVDNWRVGTAALQVTRSIGDDDLKPAVTAEPEIRETTLTSEDEYLVMASDGLWDVVSSEDVISIIRDTVKEPGMCSKRLATEAAERGSKDNITVIVVFLRPVSTAERIY